A genomic segment from Streptosporangium roseum DSM 43021 encodes:
- a CDS encoding arylamine N-acetyltransferase family protein: MLNSISTPVDFTIDDRFLGHDAIDVTGYLARLGVSHPGPPSVGALRSLHRAHVERVAYQTADIHLGRPTTIAPSASADRIVRHGWGGYCMHLNGAFSALLAALGYQVRRHRGGVQVAHGQPAPGADANHLAVTVHGLPGPENPGGSWLVDVGLGDGLHEPLPLAAGTYRQGPFTYRLRPSPVEPRGWRLDHDPDGSFVAMDFVVEQATMADFTARHVELTTSPASRFTRVLTVYRRDATGSDMMRGCVLTRVGADAGRWELGGAAEWYATLADRFGVILTDVPDSERMALWERVRAAHDRWLASRARARERV; this comes from the coding sequence ATGTTGAACTCAATCAGTACGCCGGTCGATTTCACCATTGACGACCGTTTCCTCGGTCATGACGCCATCGATGTCACCGGTTACCTCGCGAGGCTGGGCGTGTCCCATCCGGGGCCGCCCTCCGTCGGCGCGCTGAGGTCGCTGCACCGGGCGCACGTCGAGCGGGTCGCCTACCAGACGGCCGACATCCACCTCGGCCGGCCGACGACGATCGCCCCGTCCGCCTCCGCCGACCGGATCGTGCGCCATGGATGGGGCGGCTACTGCATGCACCTCAACGGCGCCTTCTCGGCCCTGCTGGCGGCGCTCGGCTACCAGGTGCGCCGGCACCGGGGCGGCGTTCAGGTCGCCCACGGCCAGCCCGCGCCCGGCGCCGACGCCAACCACCTGGCGGTGACCGTCCACGGGCTGCCCGGCCCGGAGAACCCCGGCGGCTCCTGGCTCGTCGACGTCGGCCTCGGCGACGGGCTCCACGAGCCGCTGCCGCTGGCGGCCGGCACCTACCGGCAGGGCCCGTTCACCTACAGGCTGCGCCCCTCGCCGGTCGAGCCGCGGGGATGGCGCCTCGACCACGACCCGGACGGCAGCTTCGTCGCGATGGACTTCGTCGTCGAGCAGGCCACCATGGCCGACTTCACCGCCCGGCACGTCGAGCTGACGACCTCGCCCGCCTCCCGTTTCACCCGTGTCCTGACGGTCTACCGGCGTGACGCCACCGGCAGCGACATGATGCGCGGCTGCGTCCTGACCCGGGTCGGCGCCGACGCCGGCAGGTGGGAGCTGGGCGGCGCCGCCGAGTGGTACGCGACCCTCGCCGACCGCTTCGGGGTCATCCTCACCGATGTGCCGGATTCGGAGCGCATGGCGCTGTGGGAGCGGGTGCGCGCGGCGCATGACAGATGGCTGGCGTCACGGGCGCGGGCCCGGGAACGCGTGTAA
- a CDS encoding acyltransferase family protein produces the protein MRFIAAAMVFFFHVVWLANMFGSPEAKVVLETLFGRLGFVGVGFFFVLSGFVLAWSVRTKDRAPAFWRRRFFKIYPSHVATYVVAFLLVTLVAQQAISSEAGILNFLLLHAWFPQMDIRFSVNPIAWSLACEALFYLMFPLLMRYIGRIRPERLWAWAAGVAVVILAVPVVAGLLPYQMRFPSPAVTDTAHWFIYTFPPVRMLDFVFGILLARVVMTGRKLPFGLGGSVALGVVVYALTPLLPGGYSLGPTMVVPLGLVIAAAAVTDVKKLPSWLSGRIMGWLGEVSYAFYLWNALVLVYGHKLLADSQGLSTPLAIGMVVLLFGVTLLLSWLLFSLVERPIMRRFATSRRRRDGEPQSVARRGSGG, from the coding sequence ATGCGGTTCATCGCCGCGGCGATGGTCTTTTTCTTCCACGTCGTGTGGCTGGCGAACATGTTCGGCTCGCCGGAGGCCAAGGTCGTCCTGGAGACGCTCTTCGGCCGGCTCGGCTTCGTCGGGGTGGGCTTCTTCTTCGTGCTCAGCGGCTTCGTCCTCGCCTGGTCGGTGCGTACCAAGGACAGGGCGCCGGCGTTCTGGCGGCGGCGGTTCTTCAAGATCTACCCGAGTCACGTGGCCACCTACGTCGTCGCCTTCCTGCTCGTCACCCTGGTGGCGCAGCAGGCCATCAGCAGCGAGGCCGGGATACTCAACTTCCTGCTGCTGCACGCGTGGTTCCCGCAGATGGACATCAGGTTCAGCGTCAACCCCATTGCCTGGTCGCTGGCCTGTGAGGCGCTGTTCTACCTCATGTTCCCGCTCCTGATGCGCTACATCGGCCGGATCAGGCCGGAGCGGCTCTGGGCCTGGGCGGCCGGGGTCGCGGTGGTCATCCTCGCCGTCCCGGTCGTGGCCGGCCTGCTGCCGTACCAGATGCGGTTCCCGTCCCCGGCGGTGACGGACACCGCGCACTGGTTCATCTACACGTTCCCGCCGGTACGGATGCTGGACTTCGTGTTCGGCATCCTGCTGGCCCGCGTGGTCATGACCGGCCGGAAGCTCCCGTTCGGCCTCGGTGGTTCCGTGGCGCTCGGCGTGGTCGTGTACGCCCTGACACCGCTGCTCCCGGGAGGTTACTCCCTCGGCCCCACCATGGTCGTTCCCCTCGGCCTCGTCATCGCCGCCGCCGCCGTCACCGATGTGAAGAAGCTCCCGTCGTGGTTGTCGGGCCGCATCATGGGCTGGCTGGGCGAAGTGTCCTACGCCTTCTATCTGTGGAACGCCCTGGTGCTGGTCTACGGCCACAAGTTGCTCGCCGACAGCCAGGGCCTGAGCACTCCGCTCGCGATCGGCATGGTCGTGCTGCTCTTCGGGGTGACCCTGCTGCTGTCCTGGCTGCTCTTCTCCCTGGTCGAACGCCCGATCATGCGCCGCTTCGCGACGTCGCGGCGCCGCCGGGACGGGGAACCGCAGAGCGTCGCCCGCCGGGGATCCGGCGGCTGA
- a CDS encoding TIGR03084 family metal-binding protein translates to MSDLDNVLRDLTREGDDVDRLVAGLDPEQWALPTPATGWTIADQIAHLIFIFRLAGTAASDADRFKAMIAGAEHDFDGAVNAALADYKDDPPEVLLARWRAERAATVKALAAVPEGQTVPWLVNPLPPIILACAGIMETFAHGQDIADTLGAERERTDGLKHLVVFAVLTRDFGYLSRGLTPPATEFRFEITGPSGELWAFGPEDSPERVSGPAVDFCLLVTRRRHRDDLAVVASGAEADAWLDIAQAYRGPAGAGRSPGQFATARR, encoded by the coding sequence GTGAGCGACCTGGACAACGTGCTCAGGGACCTGACCCGGGAGGGTGACGACGTCGACCGCCTGGTGGCCGGTCTCGACCCAGAGCAGTGGGCGCTGCCCACCCCCGCAACCGGATGGACGATCGCCGACCAGATCGCCCACCTGATCTTCATCTTCCGGCTGGCCGGGACCGCGGCCTCCGACGCCGACAGGTTCAAGGCCATGATCGCCGGGGCCGAGCACGATTTCGACGGGGCGGTCAACGCCGCGCTCGCCGACTACAAGGACGACCCGCCGGAGGTGCTGCTGGCCCGCTGGCGTGCCGAGCGCGCGGCCACGGTCAAGGCGCTCGCCGCCGTGCCGGAAGGCCAGACGGTCCCCTGGCTGGTCAACCCGCTGCCGCCGATCATCCTCGCGTGCGCCGGGATCATGGAGACGTTCGCCCACGGGCAGGACATCGCCGACACGCTCGGGGCGGAGCGGGAACGGACCGACGGCCTCAAGCACCTGGTCGTGTTCGCCGTGCTGACCAGGGACTTCGGCTACCTGTCGCGGGGCCTGACCCCGCCGGCCACCGAATTCCGCTTCGAGATCACCGGCCCGTCCGGGGAGCTGTGGGCGTTCGGCCCCGAGGACTCGCCGGAGCGGGTCTCCGGGCCCGCCGTCGACTTCTGCCTGCTCGTGACCAGGCGGCGGCACCGCGACGACCTCGCGGTCGTCGCCTCCGGCGCCGAGGCCGACGCGTGGCTGGACATCGCCCAGGCCTACCGCGGGCCGGCCGGGGCGGGCCGTTCCCCCGGCCAGTTCGCGACCGCCCGGCGATAG